From the genome of Mucilaginibacter paludis DSM 18603:
CTGAAACGGCAGGTGGATAGCCTGATCGCAAAAAAGACCCTGACCAACGCGGACAGCGCCGCGCTCGAAAAAGCGCTGGATAAGCTCCAACAATTAAACAAACAATTTAAGCCATGACCATCAATTTAAAACAACCCAAGTATGTTTTGCCCATGCTCGTGCTGCCATTCCTGCTTTTGTTCTTTGCCGTGTACCACAGCAGCGCGGGCAAAAAAAAGCCGGATGTCCAAAAAACAAATGCCATCAATGCATCCGTAGGCGACGTCGCGCCATCGATCAAAAAGAAGCGCCTGGACGGCAAACTGGACGCTTTTCGCAATACCTATAAAGACGCGGACGGATTGACCGCCGTTAACCCGATACCAACCGAACAATCGGGCGGCGCGGCTTATGGCAGTAAGTACAGCGACCGGGAAAAGAAAACGCTGGATTCGATCAGCCAGGCTATGAAGCAGAAATATGCGGCCTTAGCAGTGCAGGGCAAACGAAGCGCAAAACCACCCGGTGGGATTTCTACACAGGATCAGGCCTTAGCCAAGGCACTGAATACCTTGCAGCGGCAACGGGAAAGCGCTGCTTACCGCAACAAGACCACACCGCCTCCAAAGGAAAAAGACCCGCTGGAAATATTTAAGCAGCAAATGGCCTATATGGACAGCGTCGGTAAGTTGAACGACCCGGCTTATAAAGCGGAAAGGCAGAAAAAGGAAGCGGAAACAAAGGCGAAGGCGGCGGCTAAACAGGCCATAGAAAATACACTGGCGGTCAGTAAGGCCGATTACGCCTCGTCCGATTTCAATACCGTGCTGCCGGAACAACACCCCGGATTGATGACGGCAGTGATCGACGAGAACGTGACCGGCTACGCCGGTTCCCGCATCCGGCTGCGTTTGCTCGAAGATATTAAGGCAGGTAACGCCCTGGTCAAAAAGGACACGTATATCTACGCGCTGATCAGCGGATTTTCCGGCCAGCGGGTAACGCTCACCATCAAATCCATCCTGTACAACGGTCAATTATTACCCGTTAAGCTGGATGTGTATGATATGGACGGACTATTGGGCCTTTATGTCCCCTCATCGCAATTCCGGGACTTCACCAAAGACCTCGGCACCAACAGCATACAAGGGGTGAGCATCGACGGCAATTCCCAGAACGGCAGCCAGTTCCTGATGAGTACCGCCGACAAGCTGTTTCAATCTACCTCTACCGCCATAGCATCGGCCATCCGCAAGAACAAGGCGAAGATCAAATACAATTCTTACATCTATTTAATTGACACCCACGCGCAAACCGCGCAATAACTCTTAACCATGAAAAAGCTGATCATTTTAACCGCTATCATTATAGCGGCACTGCAATCCCATGCCCAAAAAATAAATTTAGCCGATGGTGTCCGTAAGAACGACCTGCCGGTCATTTACCTGCCGGACAGCCTTTCAGTGCATTTTATCTCACCGGAGCCGATACAGTACGTCGATATTTCCAGCAACAGCATCGCGGGTGACCTGCCAGTTAAAAATGTGCTGCGAATCAAATACCGCACAGATTCGGCGAAGCGCGTTTTTCCGCATGATGCGGTCGTCACCATCGTCGGCGAAAAGTTCATGGCACAATACCATGTCATTTATTCGGCAGAACCGCAGGGCGGCGCTGTTCAGACTGATATAGAGATCAATCCTGCCGATACGCGCCCGCTGGACTTTCCCGGTATAAGCCTCTCCCAACCGGAACTCAGAAAATATGCTTTCGGGATATTGAATAAAAAGCCGGAAAAACACCTGGCGCACAGTAAGGCCTACGGGATCAAAGCCAACCTGAACCATGCCTATACGCTCGGCGACTACATCTTTCTTGACCTGAGTTTTGAGAACAGTACGAACCTTAGCTATAGCATAGAGGGCATCCGCTTTAAGATCAATGATAAAAAGGTCAATAAGGCAACTACAGTGCAATCCCTGGAGATCAGGCCGGATTTTACCCTACTTACCGTTCCCGCCTTTAAAAGACATTACCGCAACGTCTTTGTGTTCAAAAAATTCACTTTCCCCGGCAACAAAGTGCTGCAAGCAGAAATGAGCGAACAGCAGCTTTCCGGCAGGGTGATCACGCTGGGCATCACCTACAAAGATGTGCTGGAAGCCGACACCATTACCTTACCCTAATTTTTTAAGCCATGATCACAGAACTGGAAAAATTGCAGCGCAGGCTGGCCGGCCTCGACCCCAGCCTATACGTCCGTTTACAGGACGAGCGGCAAGTAACCGAATACCTGAACAGCTTTCTGCGGATACCGGAACCGGAAGAAGCTTTATGCAACGTGCTTTCAGGCTCCTGCTATGAATACCTCGACAGCCTGATGGAAGAAGAATTTGAAGAGGAATACCTGCGTTTCAGCAGTGCGGGTATCCTGACCTACGAGCTGATCAACCTGGTGCTGGTCTGCGCTCCGGTGTTCCAGGAGTACAGCTTTCCAGAAAACGAGGATGACCGGATGCTGCGCTACGCCATCATCGGCACCGTTGCGGAATACCTGAAAGGAGGAATGGAAAATGGCCTTTAATCCTTCAGAAAAAATGGCCGGGAATATCGAGGCCATCCGCATTGCCCTCACCTGGGACAAAAAGCGCGCATTCAGCGAACAAGAGTTGGATACCTTACGGGCGTATGCCGGTTTCGGCGGGTTGCGGGCCGTCTACTTTCCTTATGGTGAACGCGAAGAATGGATAAAACGCAATGCCTCGGATAACGATTTGCGCCTTTACCCGCAGGTCATGAAACTGCACGAACTATTAAGGCAACACTTGTCCGAAGCCGAATATAAACAGGCGGTAGAGGCCATGCGTCAAAGTTCCCTGACAGCCTTTTATACCCCGGCCTTCGTACCGCAGGCGATTTACCAGGCATTAAAGTCACAGGGTATTGCACCCCGTAAATTATATGAGCCAAGCGCGGGCGCTGGTGTTTTTATAGACGAAGCCATTAAACTTTTGCCTGCCTTAACGCAGGTCAGCGCAGTAGAAAAGGATATATTGACCGGCAAAGTCCTGGAAGCGATAGCCAGCAGCCTGCCCGTTCCTGCGGCTGTGCAGATCAAAGGGCTGGAAGATACGTCCGCTGCCGAAAAAGGGCAGCATGACCTGGTAACAAGTAATATCCCGTTCGGTAATTTCTCGGTATTTGACCCGGCATACGCCAATAGCGGCATCACTTCCAAAATTCATAATTACTTTTTTGCCAAAGGACTGGATAAGCTGGGTGATGGCGGCATCATGGCTTACCTGACCACCGATGCTTTTTTAAATAACCCGTCGAATGAATTGGCCCGGAAACATCTGTTTACCTCTGCCGACCTGATCAGTGTTTCGGTATTGCCGGATAACCTGATGAAAGAGATCGCCAATACAGAAGCACCCAGCCATTTGCTGATCGTTCAGAAAAATGACCATAAGGAAAGTTTTTCCAAAGCCGAAGAATTGCTGTTGACAACGATGGAACTGCGTAATGAACACGGTGAGTTCACGATGAATGCTTACCTCGTAGGCCGCATGGAATTGCTGTTGGGCGACGAAATAGGTGCAGGCAGGGATCAGTACGGCAATGCTTCGCAAATGCTATGGCAGAACGGCAGCTTAGACGACTTGCTGCAACCTTTACAGGAGCAGATCATTACCGGTTTTCAGCAGCACTTTGACCATGCCAAATGGGAGGCATTGCAACAAGGTTGGCAAAAACCGGAGGCCACGGCTCAGGATTTATACCCCTCCGAAACGGACAAGGCAAAGCAGTTTACCTTTCTGCCCGTACCTGAAGACAAAGGGGGAATCATGACTGTGCAGCTGGGTCTGTTTGACCAGGCCCCGGCACAGAACAACAACCGGGCGCAGGCTTATTTATCGGATGTTGACGCTGGAATGGTGGAGGCTTATACCGCACGCCTGATCAGCACGATCAAAACGACCGACCGGCCAGACCATGAAAGCCTGGTGATGATCACGGCCAAAGCGAAGGCCAACAACCGCTACCTGTATAAATTATACAGCAACGTGGCCGAGATCAAATTTCCTGCTAAGTGGTTTAACGGGAACGCCCTGAGTTATGAACTCAAAGCCCTGGCCGCCAAACTTAAATACTTTGGGCATGATTACCGCTACGAGGGCGACCAGAGCCTGGAATCCGCTTTTGCCCTCGGGGCCGACCGGGTGCAGCCCTTTACTCATATCAAGCCTTTTTATGTTAAGGACACCTTAGTAGTGCATTTGGGTAAGGCGGGCCTGATTGACACACCAAACCGGGACAGGGCTGATTTTAAACCATTCGAAGAGCAAAAACACACGGAGTTTTACGGAATGTATGTGCGCCTGCGAGATAACTACCTTGCATTGTCCGCACTCGAAAGCGAAACCTTGCAGGAGCAGCCTGTCCAGCGGGAACATCTGAACCAGGCTTATGACGCGCTGCACGACAGGTTCGGTGAACTGAATAAAACCAATAACCGCGCACGCGTTTTAGCGGATGCAGCCTTCGGCTTCTTGTTGCTATCTTCTTTGGAGCGCAAGGAAAACGAGCAATGGATCAAAGCAGACATTTTTAACGGGCCGGTGTTCCCTCAGCAAACCGAACTGAAAACCGATGACCCTGCCGAGGCCCTGGCACGTTGCCTGAATGACAAAGGCGGGGTTGACTTGTTGTATATCATGCAGGCTACCGGCCTCGGTGAAAGCGAGGTGATACGCGGGCTGAACCAGCATATCCTGCTTAACCCGGCTACGCTGCAATGGGAAACCACCGATGCCTATCTGTCCGGCAACGTAGTAGAAAAATTAAGGGTAGCTGAAGCCATTGTCAAAGAAAATCCAGACGACCTGCAATTAGCGCGCAGCCTGGCGAACATCACCAGGGTACAGCCGGAACCTATCCCTTTTGAGCTGCTTGATTTTAACCTCGGCGAACGGTGGATACCCCTCGATTATTACGAGCGTTTTGCCACTGACCTGTTCGGCTCTAATACGCAGATCGAATATTTTAATTCGCTGGATACCTTTAAGGTAAACTACCGCTATGCGACGGCGGCCATGTTAGCAGAATATACTATTACCCCGAAGCAGGGTAATAAAATGTACCCGAACAGCCTGCTTGAACATGCGCTGGAAAACACCTCGCCCTATTTCTCTTACAAGATCGGTGACGGCGAGGATGCCGTCCGCGTGCCGGATAACGATGCGATCCAACTGGCGCACCAAAAAGTAGAGAGTATGCGCGCCCGCTTCCTGGAATGGCTGAAAGAACGTCCGGACATTGAAAAACAGCAACTGGAAAAACTGTACAACGACACTTTTAATTGTTTTGTGCTGCGTGAATATGACGGCAGTCATTTAAAATTCCCCGGCCTGGATAAAAAAGCCCTGGGGATCGACGATTTATACAGCTCACAGAAAAATGCCGCCTGGCGCACCATTCAAAAAAGGGGGGCTTTGATTGACCATGAAGTAGGCTTAGGCAAAACGCTCACCATGATCGTCGCCGCGCAGGAAATGAAACGGCTGGGTATCGTTCATAAGCCGGTTATCTTAGCCTTAAAAGCCAACGTTACGCAGATTGCCGATACCTACCGCAAGGCGTACCCAAATGCAAAAATATTGGCACCGGGCGAAAATGATTTTACGCCTGCTAAACGCCAGCAGCTTTTCCACCAGATCAAGAATAATAATTGGGACTGTATTATCCTGACCCATGACCAGTTCTTTAAAATACCCCAATCACCCGAAATACAAAGGGATATTTTTCAGGCCGAACTGGATAATATTGAGATGGACCTGGATACACTGGCAGACCTGGGCGGCGAGATTAGCCGCCGGATGCTCAAAGGGTTGGAGATCCGGAGGAATAACCTGCAAACCAAGCTGAACGGTGTCCTTTATGCCATTGAGAACCAAAAGGACGCGGGCATCCACTTTCAAAGTATGCACATCGATCATTTATTTATCGACGAGGCGCATAAATTCAAAAACCTGTTGTTTAGTACGCGCCATAACCGCGTGGCGGGTCTGGGCAATCCCGAAGGCAGCCAGCGGGCGTTGAACATGCTGTTTGCCATCCGCACTTTGCAGCAAAAATTTAACAGCGACCTGTGTGCCACGTTCTTATCCGGCACACCTATTTCCAATAGCCTGACCGAAATGTATTTGATCTTTAAATACCTCCGGCCAAAAGAAATGGAACGGCAGCGCATCGAGAACTTTGATGCCTGGGCTGCGGTCTACGCGCGAAAAACCACTGATTTCGAATTTTCCGTAACCAACCAGATCGTGGCTAAGGAGCGTTTCCGTCATTTCATCAAAGTACCGGAGCTGGCCCTGTTTTATAACGAGATCACCGATTATAAAACGGCAAAGCATATCCAGTTGGACAAACCGGAACTGGATGAAACGCTGGTTAACATTAAGCCTACGCCTGACCA
Proteins encoded in this window:
- the traN gene encoding conjugative transposon protein TraN, which codes for MKKLIILTAIIIAALQSHAQKINLADGVRKNDLPVIYLPDSLSVHFISPEPIQYVDISSNSIAGDLPVKNVLRIKYRTDSAKRVFPHDAVVTIVGEKFMAQYHVIYSAEPQGGAVQTDIEINPADTRPLDFPGISLSQPELRKYAFGILNKKPEKHLAHSKAYGIKANLNHAYTLGDYIFLDLSFENSTNLSYSIEGIRFKINDKKVNKATTVQSLEIRPDFTLLTVPAFKRHYRNVFVFKKFTFPGNKVLQAEMSEQQLSGRVITLGITYKDVLEADTITLP
- the traM gene encoding conjugative transposon protein TraM; its protein translation is MTINLKQPKYVLPMLVLPFLLLFFAVYHSSAGKKKPDVQKTNAINASVGDVAPSIKKKRLDGKLDAFRNTYKDADGLTAVNPIPTEQSGGAAYGSKYSDREKKTLDSISQAMKQKYAALAVQGKRSAKPPGGISTQDQALAKALNTLQRQRESAAYRNKTTPPPKEKDPLEIFKQQMAYMDSVGKLNDPAYKAERQKKEAETKAKAAAKQAIENTLAVSKADYASSDFNTVLPEQHPGLMTAVIDENVTGYAGSRIRLRLLEDIKAGNALVKKDTYIYALISGFSGQRVTLTIKSILYNGQLLPVKLDVYDMDGLLGLYVPSSQFRDFTKDLGTNSIQGVSIDGNSQNGSQFLMSTADKLFQSTSTAIASAIRKNKAKIKYNSYIYLIDTHAQTAQ
- a CDS encoding helicase-related protein; the protein is MAFNPSEKMAGNIEAIRIALTWDKKRAFSEQELDTLRAYAGFGGLRAVYFPYGEREEWIKRNASDNDLRLYPQVMKLHELLRQHLSEAEYKQAVEAMRQSSLTAFYTPAFVPQAIYQALKSQGIAPRKLYEPSAGAGVFIDEAIKLLPALTQVSAVEKDILTGKVLEAIASSLPVPAAVQIKGLEDTSAAEKGQHDLVTSNIPFGNFSVFDPAYANSGITSKIHNYFFAKGLDKLGDGGIMAYLTTDAFLNNPSNELARKHLFTSADLISVSVLPDNLMKEIANTEAPSHLLIVQKNDHKESFSKAEELLLTTMELRNEHGEFTMNAYLVGRMELLLGDEIGAGRDQYGNASQMLWQNGSLDDLLQPLQEQIITGFQQHFDHAKWEALQQGWQKPEATAQDLYPSETDKAKQFTFLPVPEDKGGIMTVQLGLFDQAPAQNNNRAQAYLSDVDAGMVEAYTARLISTIKTTDRPDHESLVMITAKAKANNRYLYKLYSNVAEIKFPAKWFNGNALSYELKALAAKLKYFGHDYRYEGDQSLESAFALGADRVQPFTHIKPFYVKDTLVVHLGKAGLIDTPNRDRADFKPFEEQKHTEFYGMYVRLRDNYLALSALESETLQEQPVQREHLNQAYDALHDRFGELNKTNNRARVLADAAFGFLLLSSLERKENEQWIKADIFNGPVFPQQTELKTDDPAEALARCLNDKGGVDLLYIMQATGLGESEVIRGLNQHILLNPATLQWETTDAYLSGNVVEKLRVAEAIVKENPDDLQLARSLANITRVQPEPIPFELLDFNLGERWIPLDYYERFATDLFGSNTQIEYFNSLDTFKVNYRYATAAMLAEYTITPKQGNKMYPNSLLEHALENTSPYFSYKIGDGEDAVRVPDNDAIQLAHQKVESMRARFLEWLKERPDIEKQQLEKLYNDTFNCFVLREYDGSHLKFPGLDKKALGIDDLYSSQKNAAWRTIQKRGALIDHEVGLGKTLTMIVAAQEMKRLGIVHKPVILALKANVTQIADTYRKAYPNAKILAPGENDFTPAKRQQLFHQIKNNNWDCIILTHDQFFKIPQSPEIQRDIFQAELDNIEMDLDTLADLGGEISRRMLKGLEIRRNNLQTKLNGVLYAIENQKDAGIHFQSMHIDHLFIDEAHKFKNLLFSTRHNRVAGLGNPEGSQRALNMLFAIRTLQQKFNSDLCATFLSGTPISNSLTEMYLIFKYLRPKEMERQRIENFDAWAAVYARKTTDFEFSVTNQIVAKERFRHFIKVPELALFYNEITDYKTAKHIQLDKPELDETLVNIKPTPDQEDFIAALMKFAETGDATLIGRAPLTNEEDNARMLIATNYAKKMSADMRLINPDYEDHPDNKVNVCARKVQEIYHESTPHRGTQIIFSDIGTPKPDAFNIYDALRDKLVNDFNIPRDEITFIHDWTDKQKPELFKKMNNGQIRILIGSTEKAGTGLNVQKRVIAMHHMDIPWKPAELEQRDGRGARQGNWLAKTHYGNKVRNFIYAVEQSLDNYKFNLLKNKQTFISQMKNCELNVRTLDEGAMDEKSGMNFSEYIAILSGDTSLLEKTKIEKQVAVLESWKSTHFKEVANGRYKLESLEKEQAKISVTLEKLVIDAASYSGVLQHDKDGIKLNLLKLSGLASTDPEAMGKHLIELYRKWEPKRDEPDNRQIGSLYGFDLYIRRERETFEMDGLFQSRNFNSLYAESPQTGIKYMQSNGAPNVDNPKLAARYFLNAIDRVNSLKEKYQSDLTGIKKEIPLYRAITQKPFEKEQELLEMKHELARLEKEISAKIQANQMKGGEATIELPGEAIQADDNIRSIRPPEDDDDETEYRSTGIGR